TGTTCAGAGTTTTTTGATTGACGAGATTTTAAGTGTGTCAAATAAAAGGTATTTAAGTGTCATCCTTCCCGATTTTGAGCTTGAAATTAATACAGATAGCAAAGATTTTGATTTTTTAGTTAAATATAAAAAAGATGGTAACACTACTCGTAGTGTTAAAACTCTTTCAGGAGGTGAGAAGTTTCTTGTATCTTTGTCACTTTCTCTAGCGCTTTCAGACATGATACGAGATAGTGAGCTTAAAATAGAGGCGTTTTTTCTTGACGAAGGTTTTGGAAGCCTTGATGAGGATACTTTGAAGATGGTTATTCCAAAAATTGCTGAATTTCAGCGTATTGATGGGCGTCAGATTGGTATAATTTCTCACGTTGCTTATTTAAAAGAAGAAATTAAATCACAAATTATTATAAATAAAATTTCAAAAATTTCTAATATTACTGTAGAAAGTTTATAGGTTTTTGTATAATTAATTTAATATTTTAAAATATGGAGAATTTATGGTACGCTATGTAGCAATTGATGTTGGAGGCACTAGCACTAAGTACTCTCTCTCAGATGGTGGCGGTAATTTTCTTGATAGGAATGAAGTTAAGTCTGGTACTACTCCTGATGAACAAGTTGAGATTTTAGTCGATATAATTAATTCTTATAAAAAAGAAGAGAATATTGGGGGCGTTGCAATTTGCATGCCTGGATTTGTTGATCCTGAAGGAATTGTAATTAGAGTTAATGCTATTAAGGGATTTGTTAATTATCCTTTAAAGGAAAGGCTTGAAACTTTAACGGGGGTGAATATTGAGATTGAGAATGATGCTAATTGTGTGGCTTTAGCAGAAAAATTTAAGGGTAATGCTATTTATTCTAATGATTTTATTGCTTTAACTCTTGGAACAGGAATTGGCGCTGGAATATTTATGAATGGGAAACTTTTAAGAGGATATTCTTTTATGTCTGGTGAGATTGGGTTTATGATTACTAGAGGACTTGATAATAATATACCTTTTGACTGCAGATGGGAGTCTATAGCTTCTGTTGCCGCTTTAAGAAAGAGAGTTGCGAGGCGTTTAGAGGTTCCTTTTGAGGAGGTATCTGGGGAGCGTGTTTTTGAACTTGCAAGTAGTGGCAATATCCATGCTAAGAATGAAGTTGAAAGATTTTTTGAAACTTTATCATTTGGAATTTTTAATTTAACTTTTGTTTTAAATCCTGAAAAAATTTTAATTGGAGGCGGAATAAGTTCAAGACCCGATTTAGTAGGTAAGGTATATGAGAAATTGGAAAATTTATGGTCTTTAGAATTGGCTGATATTTATGGGCATGATATAAGGAAGCTTGTTAGACTTGAGACAACTAAATTTAATAATGATTCTGGCAAAATTGGGGCATTATATCATTATTTTTCTGAAAATAAATTACTATCCAGCTTAGGTATTTGATGATAAAAGAGGCATGTGTTTTGAATATACTAGAAGCTATAAATGCCTTTAAGCTTGGTGCTAATAGGATTGAGCTTTGTGAAAATATAGTTTGTGGAGGAACTACGCCTTCTTATGGCACCATAAAAATTTTAAAGGAAAATCTGAACATTCCTATTGTTGTAATGATTAGACCAAGATGTGGGAATTTCGTATATTCTAATTTAGAATTTCAAGCTATGAAGGAAGATATTAAGGTTTGCAAGAGTCTTGGGGTAGAAGGTGTTGTTTTTGGGATTTTAGAGGAAAATAATGAGATTGACATAGCTAGAACTAAGGAATTAGTAAGTTTGACTAAGCCTTTAAAGGCTACTTTTCATAAGGCAATTGATAGCACTTGTGATATTAGGGCTTCTGTATTAAGACTTGCAGAGATTGGTATTCATAGGATATTGACTTCAGGAGGAGGACTTGAAGCTAAGGATTCGCTTATGGTATTGAAAGACTTAATATTAATGGCTGGAGAGAAATTGGAAATTGTTGTTGCCGGTAAGGTAAGTAAAGACAATGTTGATAGTATTGATTCTATTTTAGGCGCCAAAGCTTATCATGGGAGACTTATTGTTGGTGGTTTAAGTTTGTAGTTTTGTTAAGGTGGAGGTTGAGTAAATCATGAATATTAGTAAAGAAGATTTTAAAATAAGTTTTAATAAAAATTTGAAACATTATTATCAGGTTCAAAGCGTTAAAGATTTGTCCGATATTGAACTTTATAATTGTTTTGCACGAACAGTGGTTGATTACTTTTTAGAACAATGGGCTGATACTAAAATAGATATTGATAAAAAACGAGTAAAAAAAGTGTGTTACCTTTCTGCTGAGTTTTTAATAGGTAGATTTTTAAGTAATACTTTGATTAATATGAGATCTTTTGATACTGTGCGGTCATTAGCGGATGAGCTTGGTATTGATTTTAATGCACTTGAAAATGTAGAAATTGATGCGGGTTTGGGAAATGGTGGTCTTGGAAGACTTGCTGCATGTTTTCTAGATTCTCTCTCAACACTTGATTATCCTGCTTTGGGATACGGAATAAAGTATAGGTATGGAATTTTTAAGCAGAGTTTTATTGATGGGTTCCAGATTGAAGAACCCGACAAGTGGAATGAGTACGAACATCCTTGGTTTATTAAAAATGTAAGCAGGGTTTATGATATTAGTTTTGGAGGTCATATTGAGATTGAGCGTGATGCTGCTGGAAATGAAATTTTTACACATAAGAATCCGTATGTTGTTAATGCAATAGCTTATGATGCACCTATAGTTGGGTACGATTCAAGGACAATAAATACTCTTAGGTTGTGGGAAGCTTATGCAAAAGATGGATTTGATTTAAGCTTATTTAATAATATGCAATATTTAGATGCTTCTAAAAAGGAAATAGAAGTATCAAATATTACTAAGGTACTTTATCCAAACGACGAAGATCTTGCTGGTAAGTTTTTGCGGCTGCGTCAGCAATACTTCTTTTGTAGTGCTTCAATTCAAGATGTAATACATGATTTTAAGAAGCATTATAGTAGTGATCTTAAGAGACTTCCAGAATATGTAGTCTTTCAGCTTAATGATACTCATCCTGTTGTTGCAATTCCCGAATTAATGAGAGTATTGATTGACAAGGAGAAGTTTGACTGGAAATTAGCATGGGAGGTTACAAAAAAATGTTTTGCGTATACTAATCATACAGTTTTAGCAGAAGCACTTGAGAAGTGGCCTTTGCGCATGTTTTCAGAACTTTTACCTCGTATTTATCAGATAATTCAAGAAATAAATAAAAGATTTTTTGAAGAAATAGAAGCTAAAAATAAGTCTGGTTCAAATTTTATTTATGATGACTATTTAATAATAAATGATGGCGTAATTAATATGGCATGGCTTGCTATACATTCATGTTTTTCTATTAATGGGGTTGCAAAATTACACACAGAAATATTGATGGAAAATGCACTTAAAACTTGGTATTCTCTTTATCCTGATAAATTTAATAACAAGACTAATGGGGTAACGCAAAGAAGATGGCTATTGATGGCAAATCCTAGACTGTCAGATTTAATAAGTTCTAAAATAGGTGATTCTTGGGTAAAGAATTTTGAAGATATTGAAAGGCTTTTAGCCTTTAAGGATGATAAGGATGTAATATCTTCATTAAGAAAAGTAAAACATGAGAATAAGGTAGATTTTTCTAACCTTATTTACCGTGAACTTGGGATTAAAATAGACTCTAGTTCAATTTTTGATGTTCAGATAAAAAGACTGCATGAGTACAAGAGACAGGTTTTGAATGCTTTGCACATATTGTATCTCTACAGTAAATTAAGGAAGGATAAAGATTTTTATGTTTATCCTCGAACTTTTATTTTTGGAGCGAAGGCTGCACCAGGCTATAGAATGGCTAAGAATATCATTAAATTTATTAATGATATAGCCCATAAGGTAAATAATGACATTAATGTTAATGGCAAGATAAAGGTTGTCTTTATTCCAAATTATAATGTCTCTTGGGCTGAAAAAATTATTCCGGCATCTGATATTTCTGAGCAGATTTCTTTGGCAGGTAAGGAGGCTTCAGGGACAAGTAACATGAAATTTATGATGAATGGCGCTTTGACTTTAGGAACTATGGATGGTGCTAATGTTGAAATTTATGATCAGGTAGGCGATGAGCACATGTTTATTTTTGGTTTAAGAAAGAATGAGGTTATTAAACATAACGAGAATCATTCATATGTTCCGAGCCGTATTTTAGAGGATGATCCTGAATTTTCTGAAATTATTAATAGCTTGGTTGATGGGAGTCTCTTTAAGGGTCATTATGAGGTCTATAAAGAAATTCATGATAGTTTACTTTATGAGTCTTATGGCGGATCTCCAGATCAATACTTTGTATTAAAGGATTTTAGAAGTTATATAAATGCTCATAAGTTAGTTGAGTCTAGGTATCAAGATTCAGATTCTTGGATTTCTTCATGTTTGGTGAATATTGCTAAGAGTTCTGTATTCTCATCAGATAGGACTATTGAGGAATATGTTAAAGATATATGGAAGGTAAGAAGACTGCATTAAGTAATCT
The sequence above is drawn from the Candidatus Borreliella tachyglossi genome and encodes:
- a CDS encoding ROK family protein — encoded protein: MVRYVAIDVGGTSTKYSLSDGGGNFLDRNEVKSGTTPDEQVEILVDIINSYKKEENIGGVAICMPGFVDPEGIVIRVNAIKGFVNYPLKERLETLTGVNIEIENDANCVALAEKFKGNAIYSNDFIALTLGTGIGAGIFMNGKLLRGYSFMSGEIGFMITRGLDNNIPFDCRWESIASVAALRKRVARRLEVPFEEVSGERVFELASSGNIHAKNEVERFFETLSFGIFNLTFVLNPEKILIGGGISSRPDLVGKVYEKLENLWSLELADIYGHDIRKLVRLETTKFNNDSGKIGALYHYFSENKLLSSLGI
- a CDS encoding copper homeostasis protein CutC; protein product: MIKEACVLNILEAINAFKLGANRIELCENIVCGGTTPSYGTIKILKENLNIPIVVMIRPRCGNFVYSNLEFQAMKEDIKVCKSLGVEGVVFGILEENNEIDIARTKELVSLTKPLKATFHKAIDSTCDIRASVLRLAEIGIHRILTSGGGLEAKDSLMVLKDLILMAGEKLEIVVAGKVSKDNVDSIDSILGAKAYHGRLIVGGLSL
- a CDS encoding glycogen/starch/alpha-glucan phosphorylase, with the protein product MNISKEDFKISFNKNLKHYYQVQSVKDLSDIELYNCFARTVVDYFLEQWADTKIDIDKKRVKKVCYLSAEFLIGRFLSNTLINMRSFDTVRSLADELGIDFNALENVEIDAGLGNGGLGRLAACFLDSLSTLDYPALGYGIKYRYGIFKQSFIDGFQIEEPDKWNEYEHPWFIKNVSRVYDISFGGHIEIERDAAGNEIFTHKNPYVVNAIAYDAPIVGYDSRTINTLRLWEAYAKDGFDLSLFNNMQYLDASKKEIEVSNITKVLYPNDEDLAGKFLRLRQQYFFCSASIQDVIHDFKKHYSSDLKRLPEYVVFQLNDTHPVVAIPELMRVLIDKEKFDWKLAWEVTKKCFAYTNHTVLAEALEKWPLRMFSELLPRIYQIIQEINKRFFEEIEAKNKSGSNFIYDDYLIINDGVINMAWLAIHSCFSINGVAKLHTEILMENALKTWYSLYPDKFNNKTNGVTQRRWLLMANPRLSDLISSKIGDSWVKNFEDIERLLAFKDDKDVISSLRKVKHENKVDFSNLIYRELGIKIDSSSIFDVQIKRLHEYKRQVLNALHILYLYSKLRKDKDFYVYPRTFIFGAKAAPGYRMAKNIIKFINDIAHKVNNDINVNGKIKVVFIPNYNVSWAEKIIPASDISEQISLAGKEASGTSNMKFMMNGALTLGTMDGANVEIYDQVGDEHMFIFGLRKNEVIKHNENHSYVPSRILEDDPEFSEIINSLVDGSLFKGHYEVYKEIHDSLLYESYGGSPDQYFVLKDFRSYINAHKLVESRYQDSDSWISSCLVNIAKSSVFSSDRTIEEYVKDIWKVRRLH